The Lacipirellula parvula genome window below encodes:
- a CDS encoding agenet domain-containing protein codes for MRLSAWLLAVLCGLSISVKGGRASADADNGELDWDPATTSVFIVGILEWERSDLYGSFPACMPNRRDEQLAQFFRKAGVPEERLVYLQDSEATKARIKKELKQLLDETDEGEMVVIYFAGHGYRDEDSNETWFACYDAGDENESGWGVPEIFDAVENHFSGDRALLLADCCHSGALYDEAKVRAPDSDVTYGVITSSYAHNTSTGNWTFTDSLLSGWRGEGAVDLNGNGYVELREIARYGELELAFIEGQKSMFYASEEFPRAAALAEVEEEKTPRVGERVEVEWKGKWFRAKTIAVDGDQVQVHYNGFSSDTDEWVGPDRVRPYYPAQFAEGDQVEVMWDKDEKWYPARIERGWFGLHKVRYDGFDSSSDEWVGPGKVRLRVE; via the coding sequence ATGCGTCTCAGTGCGTGGTTGTTGGCGGTGTTGTGCGGACTCTCGATTAGCGTCAAGGGTGGTCGCGCGTCGGCCGACGCCGACAACGGCGAGCTCGATTGGGATCCCGCGACGACCTCGGTCTTCATCGTCGGCATCCTCGAGTGGGAACGCAGCGATCTCTACGGTTCCTTTCCTGCGTGCATGCCCAATCGCCGCGACGAACAGCTCGCCCAGTTCTTCCGCAAGGCGGGCGTCCCTGAAGAGCGGCTCGTCTACCTGCAAGACAGCGAAGCGACCAAAGCCCGCATCAAGAAGGAACTGAAGCAGCTCCTCGACGAGACCGACGAAGGCGAGATGGTCGTCATCTATTTCGCTGGCCACGGCTATCGCGACGAGGATAGCAACGAAACCTGGTTCGCCTGCTACGACGCCGGCGACGAAAACGAAAGCGGCTGGGGCGTGCCGGAGATCTTCGACGCCGTCGAGAACCACTTCAGCGGCGACCGCGCGCTGTTGCTCGCCGACTGCTGCCACTCGGGCGCCCTCTACGACGAAGCGAAGGTTCGCGCCCCCGACTCCGACGTCACCTACGGCGTGATCACGTCGTCATACGCGCACAACACCTCGACCGGCAACTGGACCTTCACCGACTCGCTCCTTTCGGGATGGCGTGGCGAAGGCGCCGTCGATCTCAACGGCAACGGTTACGTCGAACTCCGCGAGATCGCCCGCTACGGCGAGCTGGAACTGGCGTTCATCGAGGGGCAGAAGTCGATGTTCTACGCCAGCGAAGAGTTTCCGCGGGCGGCCGCCCTGGCAGAAGTTGAAGAAGAAAAAACGCCGCGCGTCGGCGAGCGCGTCGAAGTCGAGTGGAAGGGCAAGTGGTTCCGCGCGAAGACGATCGCCGTCGACGGCGACCAGGTGCAGGTCCACTACAACGGCTTCTCGTCCGACACCGACGAGTGGGTCGGCCCCGACCGCGTCCGCCCCTACTACCCGGCCCAGTTCGCCGAGGGGGATCAGGTCGAAGTGATGTGGGACAAGGACGAGAAGTGGTACCCGGCCCGCATCGAACGCGGCTGGTTCGGCCTGCACAAAGTGCGCTACGATGGGTTCGATTCGTCGAGCGACGAATGGGTCGGCCCAGGCAAAGTGCGGCTGCGGGTGGAGTGA
- a CDS encoding DUF1990 family protein, whose translation MSTIALHKPTDAALRQFIAEQHALPFTYEGVGATADEAAIPAGYAVDRMSIALGRGEAAFTAAKQGLQAWQQFQLGWCEAWPRTTPIRHDETVAVVARSMGTWWTNAARIVYVIDEANRFGFAYGTLPGHVEMGEELFLLERDPASGETSYSILAFSRPRHPLAKLGRPMVRRLQQRFRDDSAAAMQRWIKQQA comes from the coding sequence GTGAGCACGATCGCTCTCCATAAGCCAACCGACGCTGCGCTGCGACAGTTCATCGCCGAGCAGCACGCCCTCCCCTTCACTTACGAAGGCGTCGGCGCCACTGCCGACGAAGCGGCGATCCCCGCCGGCTATGCCGTTGATCGCATGAGCATCGCACTCGGCCGCGGCGAAGCCGCTTTCACCGCAGCAAAGCAAGGTCTCCAGGCGTGGCAGCAGTTCCAACTCGGCTGGTGCGAGGCGTGGCCGCGCACGACGCCGATCCGCCATGACGAAACGGTGGCCGTCGTCGCCCGGAGTATGGGCACGTGGTGGACGAACGCAGCGCGGATCGTTTACGTCATCGACGAAGCCAATCGTTTCGGCTTCGCATACGGCACGTTGCCGGGGCACGTCGAGATGGGCGAAGAGCTGTTTCTCCTGGAGCGTGATCCAGCCAGCGGCGAGACGAGCTACAGCATCCTCGCCTTCTCGCGCCCGCGACATCCGCTCGCGAAGCTCGGCCGGCCCATGGTGCGACGACTGCAACAACGCTTTCGCGACGACTCCGCCGCCGCGATGCAGCGGTGGATCAAGCAGCAAGCGTGA
- a CDS encoding PEP-CTERM sorting domain-containing protein produces the protein MSFSCMRATAVGLVIISTCLTAPFAAAASYNESVQGELSSVAASPTPFVLEAGANALIGSAGTDHSVGTVDYDLLALTIPAGLQLDSITIVSYSNQSAFGASFFALQPGSPWLDGFGFDILGFSLMGWAHVHSSDAGSDLLSMIHENANPPEFTVPVASGVYTMLMEDIDTPFNYSLLFNVSAVPEPSSLAIAGAACMGLAAFRRRRAV, from the coding sequence ATGAGTTTCTCTTGTATGCGCGCAACGGCGGTTGGTCTGGTCATTATCTCCACTTGTCTGACGGCGCCGTTCGCGGCGGCCGCTTCGTACAACGAGAGCGTTCAAGGCGAGCTCTCGAGCGTTGCGGCGTCGCCCACGCCGTTCGTGCTTGAGGCTGGCGCCAACGCCCTCATCGGCAGCGCGGGCACCGATCACAGCGTCGGGACCGTCGACTACGATCTCTTGGCACTGACGATTCCCGCCGGTCTGCAACTCGATTCAATCACGATTGTTTCGTACTCGAATCAGAGTGCGTTCGGCGCCTCGTTCTTCGCGTTGCAGCCAGGCTCGCCGTGGCTCGATGGGTTCGGCTTCGATATTCTCGGCTTCTCGTTGATGGGCTGGGCTCACGTTCATTCAAGTGATGCCGGGAGCGATCTGCTTTCTATGATTCACGAGAATGCGAACCCGCCGGAGTTCACCGTCCCGGTGGCGAGCGGCGTCTACACGATGCTGATGGAAGACATCGATACGCCATTCAACTACTCGCTGCTGTTCAACGTATCGGCGGTGCCGGAGCCTTCGAGCTTGGCGATTGCCGGTGCGGCGTGCATGGGGCTCGCGGCGTTTCGTCGCCGGCGTGCGGTTTAG
- a CDS encoding DUF1559 domain-containing protein: MVPCASSRRWAFTLVELLVVIAIIGLLVALLLPAVQSAREAARRSSCQNNFKQMGLGLLNHEAALGHLPAGARMTLGASGPQILANANVATLPYLEQGAVTLRWNQSLDYWKQLPEILATPIPLFTCPSNGVQTVANQIYEQLGIPAGVRLATTDYAYSRGATDAWCLANEFPDSERGVFHIVAAGYAEPTKLCQIGDGTSRTIAMGEAAGGETWPVCVRPGCNEAVEPPGVEPPRVDVPWMIGNLGNNEIAAGGYPYAGIYAATVESLGKRPVTSTLVDEAAITDCRSTTNGGTHATSNFRSDHAGGGFFLNCDGSVRFLEAAAELAVYRALSTIAGDEAGDWP; encoded by the coding sequence ATGGTTCCTTGCGCTAGTTCACGCCGCTGGGCGTTCACGCTCGTTGAGTTGTTGGTTGTAATCGCCATCATCGGCCTGCTCGTCGCGCTGTTGTTGCCGGCGGTGCAGTCGGCGCGCGAGGCGGCGCGGCGTTCGAGCTGTCAGAACAATTTCAAGCAAATGGGGCTAGGACTGCTGAATCATGAAGCGGCGCTCGGCCATCTGCCGGCTGGCGCGCGGATGACCCTTGGCGCCAGCGGGCCGCAGATTTTAGCGAACGCCAACGTCGCGACGCTCCCGTATTTGGAGCAGGGTGCGGTGACCTTGCGTTGGAATCAATCGCTCGACTACTGGAAACAACTGCCGGAGATTTTGGCGACGCCGATTCCGCTTTTCACGTGCCCCAGCAACGGCGTGCAGACGGTCGCGAACCAGATTTACGAACAGCTCGGCATTCCCGCCGGCGTGCGGCTGGCGACGACCGATTACGCCTACTCGCGCGGCGCGACCGATGCGTGGTGTCTAGCGAACGAGTTTCCCGACAGCGAGCGCGGCGTGTTCCACATCGTGGCCGCGGGCTACGCCGAGCCGACGAAGCTGTGCCAGATTGGCGACGGGACGAGTCGCACGATCGCGATGGGCGAAGCGGCCGGCGGCGAGACGTGGCCGGTGTGCGTGAGGCCTGGGTGTAACGAAGCGGTGGAGCCGCCAGGCGTCGAACCGCCGCGGGTCGACGTGCCGTGGATGATCGGCAACCTCGGCAACAACGAGATTGCGGCAGGCGGCTACCCTTACGCCGGCATCTACGCGGCGACAGTCGAGTCGCTCGGCAAGCGGCCGGTGACGAGCACGCTCGTCGACGAGGCGGCAATCACCGATTGCCGCAGCACGACCAACGGCGGCACGCACGCGACGAGCAACTTCCGCAGCGACCATGCCGGCGGCGGGTTCTTTTTGAACTGCGACGGCAGCGTGCGGTTTCTGGAGGCGGCGGCGGAACTGGCTGTTTATCGAGCGCTGTCGACGATTGCGGGGGATGAGGCGGGTGACTGGCCGTGA
- a CDS encoding helix-turn-helix domain-containing protein codes for MPSLQPHGAKLANLRRALGLTQLELAVRSGVSERTIRNAERGNPLKRSFLEFIAGGLGVPVTEIIIPCAEVDLHLRWKRHVERLTAGLKRVAEQHDSSDLYDLAHRDITMQIETHLPNFSAGAILRGEYRGIEGVQQFVENGYRFWEVCGDGDYYVEAPTGGGDVVVMRGGQQVRLDDGRQQWMQFLYVFQFEQERLLRMDEYLAPGHGRPAATPLILSSDQAQECGFERVAGGISDPEQMSRSHC; via the coding sequence ATGCCTTCGTTGCAGCCTCATGGCGCGAAGCTCGCCAACCTTCGGCGTGCGCTCGGATTAACGCAGCTCGAACTCGCCGTGCGATCGGGCGTTTCTGAGCGCACCATTCGCAACGCCGAGCGGGGCAACCCGCTGAAGCGGAGTTTTTTGGAATTCATCGCCGGCGGGCTGGGAGTGCCGGTTACCGAGATCATCATTCCCTGCGCCGAAGTTGATCTGCACCTGCGCTGGAAGCGGCACGTCGAACGGCTGACCGCCGGGCTGAAGCGGGTCGCTGAACAACACGACTCGTCTGATCTGTACGATCTGGCCCATCGCGACATCACGATGCAGATCGAAACGCATCTCCCTAACTTCTCGGCGGGGGCGATCCTTCGCGGCGAATACCGCGGGATCGAGGGGGTTCAGCAGTTCGTCGAGAATGGCTACCGCTTCTGGGAGGTCTGCGGCGATGGCGACTACTACGTTGAAGCGCCGACCGGCGGCGGCGACGTCGTCGTTATGCGGGGCGGGCAACAGGTGCGACTCGATGATGGTCGGCAGCAATGGATGCAGTTTTTGTACGTCTTCCAGTTCGAGCAGGAGCGGCTGCTGCGAATGGACGAGTACTTGGCGCCGGGGCATGGCCGACCGGCCGCGACGCCGCTGATTCTTAGCTCGGATCAGGCGCAGGAGTGCGGATTCGAAAGAGTTGCGGGAGGGATCTCCGATCCCGAACAGATGTCGCGCAGTCACTGCTGA